One window of Nicotiana tomentosiformis chromosome 11, ASM39032v3, whole genome shotgun sequence genomic DNA carries:
- the LOC104102011 gene encoding uncharacterized protein has protein sequence MAARRSSFRFRLPWSRDEPPPPPPPPPAPATQPSTRPNAGTAPSPATRPAAGSQPAAWTSANNLSRAETPTNNQPPNPTRNATPSIPTSPTKAGTLDNNQLPNTKTSTTPTPSISPPRPIESSTPSTSQSPATPTTAGSSTETRTPTQASNMSSTSTNSPARPTSQTTTSNPTTPKVAQRPPFRPAGAAPSPKNRASKNESQPSSPSQATNKSRNTSQPASPSGAANRSRASQSQSPSRSAPQSPAMTPTSSPTRKAPHVLSSKAGQESSNSPSVVKSQMHEKNQETTLPTSPPQSLHGISKPSSKSIEADKEATEQMELRTKKETKSDADSEAKIRFTDKAMQPSEESVPKSTITGITKGPSEKSDSSSISGEPKMLKESDTNNQETKEVVQESRRKDYGAGERTPEVQSKQEGSSKDQVLKNSGSNGRQTRTTTTQPRNKTVVSGSSHKTVVSNEAHIPIHKEIKDNISKVLNRVAVGDDTQKTGKTPVNVITLAGDNRGASMQLGSDSSTKGGRIHIHRGYKINPDESADTTTDGEGSPKDSKTKEDQTIAAYINCNVQGINNSIVFNSSITERDPGVHMSIPSEPVHSSLFDAHKAEVNVTPARTIRRRCLRGLFLESSDSDPDKPRRHGCRVGCNEKKKITR, from the coding sequence ATGGCAGCACGGAGGTCATCGTTTCGCTTTCGCCTTCCTTGGTCTCGAGATGAAccacctccacctccacctccacctccaGCACCAGCAACCCAACCATCTACTCGACCCAATGCTGGCACGGCTCCCTCTCCGGCAACTCGACCAGCAGCAGGGTCACAGCCAGCTGCATGGACCAGCGCAAACAATCTGTCCAGAGCTGAAACCCCAACCAACAACCAGCCACCCAACCCCACGAGAAACGCCACTCCTTCAATTCCTACTTCACCAACTAAAGCTGGAACTCTGGACAATAATCAGCTGCCCAACACCAAAACCAGCACAACTCCAACACCATCTATCTCTCCACCTCGTCCTATCGAATCCTCCACCCCAAGCACAAGCCAATCACCTGCTACTCCTACCACTGCTGGCTCTTCGACTGAAACCCGAACCCCTACCCAAGCCTCAAATATGAGCTCTACCTCCACCAATTCTCCAGCTCGGCCTACGTCTCAAACCACCACCAGTAACCCTACTACACCAAAGGTTGCTCAGAGGCCACCATTTAGGCCCGCAGGGGCAGCTCCCTCTCCCAAGAATCGGGCATCTAAGAACGAGTCTCAACCTTCCTCACCATCTCAAGCAACTAACAAGTCCCGTAATACATCTCAACCAGCTTCACCATCTGGTGCAGCAAATAGGTCTCGTGCATCTCAATCCCAATCTCCATCTCGCTCAGCTCCTCAATCACCAGCTATGACTCCAACATCCTCCCCAACACGCAAAGCTCCCCACGTCCTTTCATCTAAAGCAGGCCAGGAGTCTTCAAACTCTCCATCCGTTGTGAAATCTCAAATGCATGAAAAGAATCAGGAAACTACTCTGCCAACATCGCCACCACAATCATTGCATGGGATTTCAAAGCCTTCTTCCAAATCCATAGAAGCAGATAAAGAAGCAACAGAACAAATGGAGCTTCGAACCAAGAAAGAAACCAAGTCAGATGCGGACTCTGAAGCAAAAATAAGGTTCACAGACAAGGCAATGCAACCTTCAGAAGAATCAGTGCCAAAATCCACTATAACAGGCATTACAAAAGGTCCATCTGAGAAATCAGATTCTTCCAGTATCAGTGGTGAACCTAAAATGCTCAAAGAGTCAGATACCAACAATCAGGAAACCAAAGAAGTAGTGCAAGAATCTAGACGTAAAGACTATGGTGCTGGAGAAAGAACCCCTGAAGTTCAATCGAAGCAAGAGGGTTCTAGCAAAGATCAGGTTTTGAAAAACTCTGGATCTAATGGAAGGCAGACAAGAACAACTACAACTCAGCCAAGAAACAAAACTGTGGTCAGTGGTTCTAGTCATAAAACTGTAGTATCCAATGAAGCACATATTCCCATTCACAAAGAGATCAAAGATAACATCTCAAAGGTTCTTAATAGAGTGGCAGTTGGAGATGACACGCAAAAAACCGGAAAAACGCCAGTGAATGTGATCACTCTTGCAGGTGATAATAGAGGAGCATCTATGCAACTTGGCTCCGATTCATCCACAAAAGGAGGGCGAATCCACATTCACAGAGGATACAAAATCAACCCTGATGAAAGTGCTGACACAACCACAGATGGGGAGGGAAGTCCAAAAGATTCAAAGACTAAGGAAGATCAAACCATAGCTGCATACATTAATTGCAATGTACAGGGAATCAACAACTCTATTGTATTTAATAGTTCCATAACAGAAAGAGATCCAGGTGTACACATGTCGATCCCTTCAGAACCTGTACATTCAAGTCTGTTTGATGCACACAAGGCAGAAGTCAATGTTACACCTGCTAGAACAATCAGAAGGAGATGTCTCAGAGGCCTTTTCCTTGAATCAAGTGATTCTGATCCAGATAAACCTCGGCGACATGGTTGTCGAGTTGGCTGCAATgagaagaaaaaaataacaaGATAA